The Triticum aestivum cultivar Chinese Spring chromosome 5A, IWGSC CS RefSeq v2.1, whole genome shotgun sequence genomic sequence GGATTTCTTTCTATTAGCTGATGTGCCACAAGCTTCGAAACATGTAATAGCTTCTGATTGTATTTCACACTTATTGATATGAATGAAGCTCTCCCTTTCCTAAAAAAAATGttttgtacttcctccgtccggtgaagagtgtacgtTTGCCTTTAAAACttgtccacaaaagagtgtacaCCAATacactttaaagtagaaaaaatgCTTCTttctcatcacacggtaatcaaaaTCAATAACATTTTACAGATGGTCTCCtcaatttctacatgcacttagctcattgacGGTTGGGTAATTAAAAagagagagatggtggcttgccCCTTTTCATTTTACTCCACTCCATAATTTGTTCTAAAATTTCTATATGTATACTTTcactggacagagggagtatgccCATTTCCTCTGTGAAATAGCACAAGGCCACAAGCTATTCCTCCATTCCGAGGATTCGTCGACATAAACACTTTGGGACATTGATTGCTACCAACCTGGCAAATGAGACTTACAAATAAGCAGAGTTTAAAATAGCGTCAGCCTCAAAATACGCTTAATAGGCGCTAAATGGTGCTAAAGCCACTAAATCATACACAATGACGTTTAGCGTGATGCCTCTCCAGATGCTATAGCACCGAGATATATAGTGTGTTATTTAAAACTTTGAAATAAGTGTCAGTATAGCTCTCGAGTTCTTCCATGTCCCATGAGCTTTCACGGCATGTACTATTTTCGAAAGGAGAGACCGAGGCTAGCTCCAAATTTCGTTAAGAAATTGGCCAAGTTCCATGCCACACacttcaaacaaacaaacaaacagggGAATTAAGACAAACTACAAACTCAAAAACACGACCATATTCCTGAAATAATAGCTCTACAGAAGATCAGATAGACTACACTCCTAATAAGCAGCAGATTATACAGCACAAATGATGTGAACTCTTTAGATGTCGACATCACCGGCGGCAAGTCTCTGAGTAACGGGACCCTCACCATGTCGACCTCCAAAGAATTCTTGCACCATTAGAACCATCCTCCTGGCTCCCTGCTGTAGACGTTTTCATAGCCCTCCTTCCTGCAGATACCCGTTGCCCTCTTGGTGTCTTTCATTTTTAAGTTTTTATCCTTCTATATTTAAAGTGTTAATTTCGTTTTTATTACCTTAAAATTTCAGCGTAAAATCACCATACAAATAGCCATTGGAGAGTGATGATGCTACACCTCCAACACAACGCCTTTTGCTTTGAGCTGGCAGATGCCCATAGATATTTTCTTTTAGTAAGTGGAGTTCCACGTCACTTCTTTAGCAATACCAGAATCACTCAATCAGGTGGTTATGCTATATCTGCAGGGGTCAGTTATGGAGATAAATGCACCTGTCGGTGCACGAGGGGTCTAATCCTCAAGAAGTAGATCTTCCGTTGGATCAATGGGTTTTTCTAATATGAAGTTCTTGTTAAAGCTGGTTATAATGGGGAGTaatttatactagtgtcatgcatatgacactagtctaaattactacattcatagtgcaaagtaacataatagtagtgtcatagatgacttcatttattagcttgtagactcgtCTTTTCTCGGAAAACGCtttgttacagtaacatattatgttactctaaacacctctctcctcattgaCTACATATCACATAAACAAAATTTTCTTAGAGTGTGCTATGTTActatctaagttactcccactatgactagcctaacatGTTATCTGGACGCTAATGGAACCGAACTCTGTCGTCGCAAGCAGTGGCGATGGTTCTCTGCAGTATATTTTTTTATTTCCAAACTTCTACACAAACAAATGTTTCTTCTACTATTTGACTGTTTCTTCAGGTATTTCCCACAAGGAAAGTGGTATTCACAACATCACAAATGCTAATCTGCAGTCTGCTGTTAAATGAGGACAAATACTtactacctccgtcccataatataagagtgtttttggtactagtgtagtgtcaaaaacgttcttatattctgggacggagggagtagattttttTTAGAAACGAGGCTATCGCCCGGCCTTAGAATAAGGCTCTTAAGATAAGGTTTATAAAATAGACCAGAGGGAAGCTAAAGAAACGATCTAAAAGGCCAACAAAATGCGTGAACTGGATAGGAAGACAAACAAATGAGTACAACAAATTTAATGCACCAATTGTTTCACGTGGAATCTTCCTTTGCGAGGAAAAGGCTGGCAATACACCATATatattcaacaataataacaaGAGGCTAGAATGCAGGGCAGAGGTCTACCAATTTCTTGAAGTATTCTGCATCCCAAACTAACCCCTCTAGTCTATGGACGAAACTGCTGAGTTCATCTTCTTGCTCGCATCGCTCCTGCTTATCTTTTGCATCGACGGTGGCGCCAAGGGCTTCCCGGACTTGTTCCTTCGCCTCCATGAGGATGCCAGCCCAATACGATAGCCACTCCAGGTCTTCGAAGTCGCGGCTGTCAGCCAGCTCGACGGCCTTGGAGATCTCGCCGAATGCTGCCTCAAGCCTGTGACGCAGGAGCACAAACTCTTGCTCCTTCTGGTAAAGTGCTAACTTCTTACACGCCAACTCGAAGATATGCTTGTTGTTGCGCTTCTGGGAGTATTTGTTGTCGAAGATATGCTTGTTGTCGCACTTCTGGGGGTATTTTTCTTCAGGTGACATTTCTTCTGTCTTGTCCGACTTTGTCGATAAACTAAATAAGCTAGGCTCCACTGAGGGATTTCTATGTCTGGTCGAGCttctcctcttcctcgtcttccatGTCGACAATGATCCACCGTAATGTGTTTGAGTTGCCTTTGGCAAGGCCTCAAGGTGAAGCAAACTTATGAACTCACTGATGTCTGGTGACAGCATTTCTAAACTTCCCAATGTCTTGTTCAGCCTTACCGTGTCGCCGCTGCCACTCGAGAACAGAATTGCTCTAGTGTTGCGAATCCCCTGCAACATACCGGACAGAGAATGCTTCCTGAAAGACAGGGGACCTACATCTGTAGCgggagcagaagcagaagaagaagctgctTCGCCTTGCTGCTGGTTAGGGTTATTGGTGTCGCTAGTCTCTTCAGCATCCTTGACCCGCTGTGTGAAACTGGCAAGAACCTCCATGCCTTGCAAGGCTGGCTTGTCGCGCCACTGGAGCAGCCACTAGTTCTTGATGGTGCGCTTCTGAGACGCCTCAACGGCGCTGTTGATCTTGATTAGCAGCATCTCTAGCCGCTGCAGCTTCTCCCTGGTGGCTGCATCCTTACCGTACCTCTGTATCAGGCCGGAGAACACTCTGCTGGTGAGCTCGCTAGTCACAGCCAAAACCACAGCGTTAACTGCCTCTCCTGCCATGTCTCCAAGGAGTTAGTGATCGCTGGAACTGCTAGATCTTCTCACTGTTGGATGTCAAACATGTCATTGTGCGACTTGCTGCCAGGGAAAGATTTTAGGTGATTAAATGTAACAGGAGTGGAGGAAAATAAGACAGAGCATTAGCAACAAGAATGCTCATGCTCATCGTATGCATCACCCTGATAAGGATGACCTGCAGTGTAAAACAAGGTTTGGCTGTGTACAGTTTGTCAGGTCAGACAGCCTATGAACAGCTGCTACCGGTTTGTTTTCATGCAGGCATAAGCCGGTACAAACAATGAAGGTTCCTATAGCGATAGAAACTAAGCTCGCAGCTCCAAAGGCCACAACACAAAGATAAAGGAGCACATCTTCCTCCTTTTACCCCACCAAATGCTGAAGCTGAACACGGGAATCAAGTAATGGAGCGGAGGGAGATTGATGGAATGCTTGGAGATTTGCTACTTTGTATGGGCACATTGGGCAGGGCCGTCAAGATTCcaaggggtggggggaggggggcgagAGACCCCCCTAACGATCAGGTTTTCTGTGTAGCGATTACCCACGTGCGTGCTGAAACCGTATGAATGTGtagcgtcgcccccccccccccctataggccGTCGGCTGTTGTTAAAGGCTTTAAAGATGAGCCCAATTGCATAAATAGAAAAATTAGCCAGCTATCTGGGCCTTGTCCAGTCATATTTGTCCCTCGCTGATCGTTATGTAGCCACGCAAGGTACTACAAAGTCACAACCGCGTTTCCCTAAATTTAGTCACAGCCGCCAAACAGATCGATAACCTCTTCTCTCCAAAAAAGGGCAGATCGATAACTTCCGCCCGCCCGCCCGCGTTGAGCTCTTACTCGGCACTTGCGGACGGCGAGTTGCGACGTACACATGCCGCCGGCCAGCCGGCCGGCCTAGAGTAATCGCAAAGGATTTCATCAAGAGGTGCATATACGGTTACCGTTAGTCTTGATTCCTCACTTCTTCTCTCTTAATCTTTaatttgtttgattgattgaatgtgtGGCTTCAAAACTGTTGAACTAGAAACTGCAATTATAAGAAATCAATCAGCAAATACTTGATTGTCTAATTATATGCTTACGGAGACATCAAGATGAACAGATTAATCGAGAACAATCCAATTGGAACTAGTAGCCATATTTACTTCCGAAAAAGTTGTTGAAACCTCTAATGGCGAGGTTGTATGAGGGCTGATCTTTACCCTTCCTTCTCTCTTTAATATAAAGTACTACACACAAAGGGTGTACAGTCAAATTCAAATTAATAAATATGTAATTTTATTCATATTGCATAGCAGTGATCATAATTTGCATATCAGTTATATTTACTATGCTATGCAATTATGTGTTAGACGATCAACGATGCCTCTAGACTCTTGTTCCCCCCTGCCCCCCTATCGTTATTTGCTGGCTCCGTCCCTGCCTGAAAGACGTCACATGACTATTGGCTACCACAATGGGCGGCCATCGTGTGGAAGGAATGGCAAAGGTGACAACAAGGCAGTGGATTGTTATGACGGTGAAGCAGCCTACAGTTCCGCATGTACTATGGACATGCCAGTCTTGGGATGTTCAATGTCATGCGGCTTCATATTCTTGTGTCTGTCTAATCACGTGCTTTTGTTTTTACAGTTTTGGTTGATCTGGCTTAGGGTCACCGACACCGACAATGTGCATACCTAGTTTGTCTCGCTGACTCTGGAATTTCTCTCACTGAAGGTACCCACTCAAAACAATCATT encodes the following:
- the LOC123105673 gene encoding uncharacterized protein — its product is MEVLASFTQRVKDAEETSDTNNPNQQQGEAASSSASAPATDVGPLSFRKHSLSGMLQGIRNTRAILFSSGSGDTVRLNKTLGSLEMLSPDISEFISLLHLEALPKATQTHYGGSLSTWKTRKRRSSTRHRNPSVEPSLFSLSTKSDKTEEMSPEEKYPQKCDNKHIFDNKYSQKRNNKHIFELACKKLALYQKEQEFVLLRHRLEAAFGEISKAVELADSRDFEDLEWLSYWAGILMEAKEQVREALGATVDAKDKQERCEQEDELSSFVHRLEGLVWDAEYFKKLVDLCPAF